Part of the Rhodohalobacter barkolensis genome, GCATTTGACACAGAAAGTGAAGAGTTTGTCGCATCCCAGGTCATTGAGTCTGCTGAAGGTTCTATCCGCCACATGGATTTTGATGAAAGAACAAACTCAATGTGGTTCGGTACAGATACCGGTCACATCGGCAGAATCGTTGTTAACTAATTGATTCGAAATTTTAAAGGCACACTTCAGTACTTAAAGGTTGCTGAAGTGTGTCATTTTTTAAGGTCACTTGAACTAACTCCTTTTTAGCCTCTATGAAGATCCTTCTGAAACTACTGGGCATTGTCTCCATACCGTTTATAGTAGGTCTATCCATGCCCGAAGTAAAAAGCAATCATAGCTTGATAAGCAAAGTAGAAAACCCGGACCATCTTGATGGAGCTTTCACAGGTGGCTTTGGAGAAGAGACCTGCCGTTCCTGCCATTTTGATTATGATCTGAATATGGATGGCGGCAGCCTGACTATGGACGGTGTACCTGAAACTTATGAAGCCGGTAAAGATTATGAAATAACAATCAAGCTTAAGGCAGAGCAGCTTGAAGTTGGAGGCTTTCAGATGACAACCCGTTTTGAGGACGGCTCACAAGCCGGTGAATTTTCATGGGAGGGAAATGACCTGATGTTTACGCCTTCCGTTTCTGATGAAGTGAAATATCTGCAGCACTCTGCATCCGGTACTCAAAAAGCAGAAGATCGAACGATTCAATGGTCATTTACCTGGAAAGCACCTGAACAGGACGGTGAAAAGGTTATACTCAACATAGCCGCAAACTCCGGAAATTATGATGATTCCTCCTTCGGCGACTGGATTTATGCAGATGAAACTACTCTTGAGCAAGATAATTGAATGGTAATCTCTTTTTAAAAATGGGGTTTATGCACAAACCTTCCGGTTTACGAAAGCTTTTCTTTTTTTATTATTATGGTAAAAGTCTCTTAACAGGGAATGCATATTTAAGAATATCATTATAAATATACCTGTTAACCAGATTTCCTTGACATGTCCATTTCTCGACGCAATTTCTTAAAACAAGCAGGAGCTGTCTCTGTTGGTTTTTCCGGCCTCCACCTGTTAATGGGAGCCGGCTTCGGATTTTCATCAGCTTTCAACTCACCAGCCGCAGAGGGTTACGGGCCTTTGCAAGAAGATCCGGATGGAATATTCGATCTGCCCGATGGATTTTCTTATAAAATTGTTTCACGCTTTGGCGAAATCATGGATGATGGGTTCAGGTTACCTCATGTGCCTGACGGAATGGCTGCGTTTCCGGGAAAGAACGGCTTAACAGTGGTTGTAAGAAATCATGAAGTAAATGCGGACGCACCGGATCATGACGGGCCATTTATTCCGGGAAAGAGTTCCGGTTTCGACCACTCCAAAGTGTACGATTGGGGTGGTGGAAAGCCTGCCCTTGGCGGTACAACCAACCTCATTTACGACACAAAAAATCAAAAAGTAGTCCGCCAGTTTTTAAGCTTGGCCGGTACCATACGTAATTGTGCCGGAGGCCCTACACCCTGGAACACCTGGATCACTTGTGAGGAAACGGTTCAAAAAGCTGACGGACATTTTGAAAAAGATCACGGCTTTGTATTTGAAGTTCCTGCTTCAACAAATCCTGAGCTATACCATGCACAACCAATTAAGGAAATGGGGCGATTTAATCATGAAGCCGTGGCAGTCGATCCCAACAGTGGTGTGGTTTACCTCACCGAAGATCGCTCTGACGGACTTCTTTACAGATTTATCCCTAACAAAAAAGGTGAGCTGCTGGAAGGCGGCGAATTACAGGCACTGATTGTAAAAGATCAGAGAAGCTTAGACACGCGAAATTGGGAAGCAGCGAGAACTGTAGAACTCAATACATCTTTGGAAGTAGAGTGGATAACCATGGAAAATGTCCTGGCTCCCGATGATGACCTTCGCCACCGAGGATTTGAGAAAGGAGCAGCAAAATTTGCACGCGGTGAGGGTATGTGGTATGGTAATGGCACGGTCTTTTTTGCCTGCACAAATGGCGGCCGCGCTAAAAAAGGACAGATTTGGAAATATACCCCTTCCCCCTACGAAGCAACCGGAGAAGAGTCAGGCGCCCCCGGCAAACTGGAGTTATTTGTTGAACCAAATGACGCAACCGTAATCGAAAATGCAGATAATCTGACTGTGTCTCCCTGGGGTGATCTCATTGTATGTGAAGACGGAGATGGCGATCAATATCTGGTTGGAGTAACCCCGGAAGGTTCTCTATATAAATTCGGCAGGAATGCGCTCAATGAATCAGAACTTGCCGGAGCAACTTTTTCCCCCGATGGTTCTACACTTTTCTTCAACATTCAGAAAGCAGGATTAACACTGGCAGTTACGGGTCCGTGGAAAACACATAAAGCCTGATCGTTTGTCATCACTTATAAATATTTGTACAATCATTATGTTATTTCGAAAGCCAAAGTCGATCCGGAGCAACATATGATTAATAAATGATTCATCCGGTGACGTTCCTATTCCTTATCTCAGCAGACAAGTAAATTTGAGCTTCTTTAGAACCTTAACCGTAATCCTTCGGTTCTACTTTTCCAAATTGTTATGCAACAGTTAAAGAACGTAGTTATAAGTGATATTCCATTAACAGTAATATAATAAAAGACATATACAGGGATAACAATAACACTATAGGTTTTGGGATCAATCCTTAACAAAACCTATCTGTTTATGTTCTCTCTTAGAAAGATATCAGGTTTACTCGCAACATGCCTGGTATTGATAATATGTTGCTCTCAAAACGTTCATGCTCAGAACGGCTCCGTTCGAGGTGTTGTACTTGATACAGGCACACAGGAACGGCTACCGGGTGCTACAGTAATGCTTAGTAGCCGAGACCGCGGTACAACTACCGATGCTAACGGCAGTTTCCGGATTAGGAACCTTCAACCCGGCACATACCAACTGGAAGTCAGTTATATTGGATATGAGACAGCAACCGTAGAAATAGAGGTAATTTCGGATTCCACAACAGAGATTGAAGTTTCGTTGAATGATAATTTTACGGAGCTTGATGGAATTACAATTGTTGGAAACCGGCAGGGCCAAGTTCGCGCACTTAGTATGCAGAAAAATGCGCTGAACATCAAAAATGTAGTCTCTTCTGATCTTATTGGTCGCTTTCCTGATCCCAATGTGGCTGAAGCTCTTCAACGAATTCCCGGAATCTCCATTCAGCGTGATCAGGGAGAGGGCCGGTATGTTCAAATAAGGGGAACAGATCCCAATCTTAGTAATGTAATGATTAACGGCGAACAGATCGCCGCACCGGAGGGAGATGATCGAACGGTTGCCCTCGATATGATTCCATCCGATATTCTTTCAAGTATTGAAGTAACCAAAGCCATTACTCCGGATATGGACGGTGATGCAATTGGCGGTTCCGTTAATCTGAATACTCTTTCAGCGATATCTGATGAGCGGGTTATAAATATGACTCTAAATACCGGATACAATAACCAAGTGGTTCAAAACTCTCCTCTTTTAGGTCAAGGATCTATTTCAATTGGTGAGCGATTAGGAGAAAATAATAAATTCGGTTATCTGATCTCTGGAAGCTACAATCGGTCTAATAGGGCCTCCGACAACAATGAGATGGAGTACGATGACGGTGAACTTGATGTACTGGAACTCCGTGATTATGAACTTACACGTGAGCGGCTTGGATTGGTGTCCGCTTTTGACTACAGGTTAAATGATGAAACCCGTTTTTTCCTGAATGCGAACTACAACTACTTTTCTGATCTCGAGTACCGCCGCCGGGTAACTCTGGAAGCTGACGAAGTGGCCAGAGACTTTAAGGACAGGCTGGAAGAACAGCAGATTTTCAGTGCCTCAGCGGGAGGTGAGCACGCTGTTGTCGGAAACACGGTCCTGGACTATAAACTCTCCTATTCATACTCCGATCAAAATACACCGACCGATAAAGAAATCAGTTACGTTCTTGAAGACGACAGCGGTGACTTTATTGAGTTCAACAGAAATAATCCAGACTATCCGCAATTCAGCGTTTCTTCATCTGCTGATCCTTCTACCGGCGTCTATAATTACAGCCGCTATGAATACGATGAGTTTGCAGATGCATCCGAGATTACAACAGACAGGCATTTCACGGCAAAAATGAACGTCACAACAAACTTCAGCATTGCCGATGACGCTTACGGATTTGTAAAATACGGTGCATTGGGCCGTTTTAAAAAGAAAGACCGTGACGTAACCGAAAATATTTACGGGTATAACGGCTCTATTGGATTTCAATCGATATTGGGAGATTTTGAAGACAACGATTTTCTTTCGAACCGGTACGCAAATGGCATTGGACTCTTCCCTGACAGAAGCGGTGTTTCGAATTTTTTCAACAATAACCAGTCAGACTTTGAGCTGGAGACTGAAGATTCAATTGAAGCATCCGGTGAAGAGGATTACAATGCTACAGAAGACACTTTTGCGGCGTATGCGATGGCAAATATTCAAACCGGGAAGCTTAGCTCTTTGATTGGGCTTAGGTACGAATATACCCAGGTTGATTATACAGCAAACATCACTGAGTTTGATGATCAGGACGATCTTATCACACCGATTCCATCAGTATCTGATAAGAATTCATTCGGTTTTCTCCTCCCTATGGCCCACCTTACCTACCGTGCATCAGACAACTTGAATGTGAGGCTTGCATGGACCAATACATTCTCCAAACCAAAATATTTTGATCTTGCCCCCTACCGTATTATTGCACGGCAGGATCAGGAGATTGAACTTGGAAATCCTGATCTTGATCCCGCGCGTTCCACTAATCTGGATTTCATGGGAGAATACTACTTCTCCAACGTTGGGATCCTATCAGCTGGGGTGTTTTACAAGCGAATCAACGACTTTATATTCATCAGTAATTTTGATTTCCAGGAACAAGGCCCTTACCTGGGGTACGAAGCCGTTCAGCCAATTAATGGTGATGATGCAGACCTGTTTGGGTTTGAATTAAACCTGCAGCAACAGCTTACGTTCCTACCCGGGTTCTTAAGTGGACTGGGTATCTATGCAAACTATACTTATACCTGGTCAGAAGCCCGCCTAACCACCGAAGGTGGAACCGACCGGACTGTGAGTCTTCCGGGGCAGGCTGAAAATGTGGCGAATCTAGCACTTTCATATGAAAAAAGTGGATTTAGTGGGCGACTGTCGCTTAACTATGCCGGAGCATTCGTAGATGAAATCAGAGAAAGCAGCAGCTCCGACAGAATATATGACGAACGCTACCAGCTTGACGTATCCGCTAGCCAACAGATATTGCCCAACATTCGGGTTTTTGCAGAAATGATCAACCTTACAAATGCACCTCTGCGATATTATAACGGTGTATCCAACAGACCTGAGCAGCAGGAGTTCTATTCATGGTGGGGTAACGTGGGTGTAAAACTCAATTTCTGATACGACTCGCAAAGTATCCTTTGTATTGAAGGGTACTTTTATTCATTTCCAAAAAAATCAGATTTTAAAAATAGTTTTATATGAAATATCTAATTTCTTTGATATTGGTACTCCCGATCCTGCAGGCATGTAATCTGCAATCTGGATCCTCTTCGCCTGATCCTGATACCATAAACAATCGGGCCGTGATTCTTACTGAAGCCTTCCATACCGATCGTGACGAAGGGGACAACGTTGACAGCCCGGCGGTATGGCACGGACCGGACAGCCAGAATTGGCTGCTAGCTACAGCAAAAGAGGGGAATACCATCATTGCTTACGATGCAACCGACGGCTCGCTGATTGAGCGGTTTGGTGAAGGAGGTGTCGGCGAGGGGCAATTTGAGCGGCCCAACGGTATTGCCGTTATCGACAACCTGGTTTTGATAGTGGAACGCGATAACCAGCGTGTCCAGATCTTTTCACTTCCCGATTTTGAACCCATTGGGTTTTTAAAGCATGAAGATCTCAGGTTGCCGTATGGCCTTTCCGTCTTCAAAACAGATTCAGGCTCTTATGAACTGTACGTCACGGACAACTTTAATCCATATCTCGAAGGGTATCCTGCCGAGGAGGAGTTGGATGAACGTATTCATCATTTCAGGTTCACAATAGAGAACGGCGAACTGGATGGGGAGCATTTTAACCTGTTCGGGGATGTTACGGGAGACGGAGTTTTGCATAAAGTGGAATCACTCTATGCCGATCCGGTTTATAATCGATTGCTGATTGCAGATGAGGCCTACTCACAGAGAACGATAAAAATTTACAACCTCGACGGTGAGTTCACCGGAGATATCATTCCAGACAGATACTTTACCAGCGAACCCGAAGGTATCGCTCTCTATAGCTGTGATGATCAAAGCGGATACTGGATTATTACAGATCAACACCCCAACGAACGAAACATCTTCCAGGTGTTCGATAGGGAATCGCTTGATTACATTGGAGGTTTTAAAGGAGAGCTGACCCGAAACACGGATGGAATCTGGCTGTCTCAACAGTCATTTGAAAATTTCGAAAAAGGAGCATTTTTCCCTGTTCATGACGACGGAAGTGTGACAGCCATAAGTTGGGCTGAAATTTCCGATGCCCTTAATCTCGAAAAAAATTGTACCATCTGATTATTCAGTAGTCACACTTAATTTATTAAAAGACGTCATTCTTTACCGCCCGGTTTTTTTTAAGCCGGGCTTTCTTTTAATATATTTATCTATCTACGAGTTGATTAGCATTTATGAACTGTATAAAAGTCTTCGAATTGATTTATTC contains:
- a CDS encoding choice-of-anchor V domain-containing protein translates to MKILLKLLGIVSIPFIVGLSMPEVKSNHSLISKVENPDHLDGAFTGGFGEETCRSCHFDYDLNMDGGSLTMDGVPETYEAGKDYEITIKLKAEQLEVGGFQMTTRFEDGSQAGEFSWEGNDLMFTPSVSDEVKYLQHSASGTQKAEDRTIQWSFTWKAPEQDGEKVILNIAANSGNYDDSSFGDWIYADETTLEQDN
- a CDS encoding alkaline phosphatase PhoX, coding for MSISRRNFLKQAGAVSVGFSGLHLLMGAGFGFSSAFNSPAAEGYGPLQEDPDGIFDLPDGFSYKIVSRFGEIMDDGFRLPHVPDGMAAFPGKNGLTVVVRNHEVNADAPDHDGPFIPGKSSGFDHSKVYDWGGGKPALGGTTNLIYDTKNQKVVRQFLSLAGTIRNCAGGPTPWNTWITCEETVQKADGHFEKDHGFVFEVPASTNPELYHAQPIKEMGRFNHEAVAVDPNSGVVYLTEDRSDGLLYRFIPNKKGELLEGGELQALIVKDQRSLDTRNWEAARTVELNTSLEVEWITMENVLAPDDDLRHRGFEKGAAKFARGEGMWYGNGTVFFACTNGGRAKKGQIWKYTPSPYEATGEESGAPGKLELFVEPNDATVIENADNLTVSPWGDLIVCEDGDGDQYLVGVTPEGSLYKFGRNALNESELAGATFSPDGSTLFFNIQKAGLTLAVTGPWKTHKA
- a CDS encoding TonB-dependent receptor; the encoded protein is MFSLRKISGLLATCLVLIICCSQNVHAQNGSVRGVVLDTGTQERLPGATVMLSSRDRGTTTDANGSFRIRNLQPGTYQLEVSYIGYETATVEIEVISDSTTEIEVSLNDNFTELDGITIVGNRQGQVRALSMQKNALNIKNVVSSDLIGRFPDPNVAEALQRIPGISIQRDQGEGRYVQIRGTDPNLSNVMINGEQIAAPEGDDRTVALDMIPSDILSSIEVTKAITPDMDGDAIGGSVNLNTLSAISDERVINMTLNTGYNNQVVQNSPLLGQGSISIGERLGENNKFGYLISGSYNRSNRASDNNEMEYDDGELDVLELRDYELTRERLGLVSAFDYRLNDETRFFLNANYNYFSDLEYRRRVTLEADEVARDFKDRLEEQQIFSASAGGEHAVVGNTVLDYKLSYSYSDQNTPTDKEISYVLEDDSGDFIEFNRNNPDYPQFSVSSSADPSTGVYNYSRYEYDEFADASEITTDRHFTAKMNVTTNFSIADDAYGFVKYGALGRFKKKDRDVTENIYGYNGSIGFQSILGDFEDNDFLSNRYANGIGLFPDRSGVSNFFNNNQSDFELETEDSIEASGEEDYNATEDTFAAYAMANIQTGKLSSLIGLRYEYTQVDYTANITEFDDQDDLITPIPSVSDKNSFGFLLPMAHLTYRASDNLNVRLAWTNTFSKPKYFDLAPYRIIARQDQEIELGNPDLDPARSTNLDFMGEYYFSNVGILSAGVFYKRINDFIFISNFDFQEQGPYLGYEAVQPINGDDADLFGFELNLQQQLTFLPGFLSGLGIYANYTYTWSEARLTTEGGTDRTVSLPGQAENVANLALSYEKSGFSGRLSLNYAGAFVDEIRESSSSDRIYDERYQLDVSASQQILPNIRVFAEMINLTNAPLRYYNGVSNRPEQQEFYSWWGNVGVKLNF
- a CDS encoding phytase, translated to MKYLISLILVLPILQACNLQSGSSSPDPDTINNRAVILTEAFHTDRDEGDNVDSPAVWHGPDSQNWLLATAKEGNTIIAYDATDGSLIERFGEGGVGEGQFERPNGIAVIDNLVLIVERDNQRVQIFSLPDFEPIGFLKHEDLRLPYGLSVFKTDSGSYELYVTDNFNPYLEGYPAEEELDERIHHFRFTIENGELDGEHFNLFGDVTGDGVLHKVESLYADPVYNRLLIADEAYSQRTIKIYNLDGEFTGDIIPDRYFTSEPEGIALYSCDDQSGYWIITDQHPNERNIFQVFDRESLDYIGGFKGELTRNTDGIWLSQQSFENFEKGAFFPVHDDGSVTAISWAEISDALNLEKNCTI